GTGAACTCGTGCTCGTGATGTCGGCCATGGAACAGGCCGCGCGTGGTGCCTCGCTCTCGTGGATCGCCGTCGACAAGGAGTCGTTCAGCGGTCGCGTGCTCGAGAAGCCGCAGCGTCAGTCGATTCCGTTGGCGGCGCAGGAACAGCTCGTCGTCGAACTGTACTCCAAGTAACACGTGGTACTCAGCTGACAGAGCGCGCCGTTCGCGGCGCGCCTCCGTCGGCGGTCGGGGCCCGAACCCCTCTACGGGGCTACCGCGCGTTCGGGGCGGGGTAGCGCGTCATCGGCGAACAGCGCCGGTGTGACCACTTCAAATTTTCGAACTTCATGGCAACGATCGATCTCTCAGGGCTGGTTCGTCCGCAGCTTGTCGAAGCAACCAAGCGCGAGGACACGCCCAATCTGGCCGAATTCCGTCTGCAGCCGCTCGAGCGCGGCTTTGGACACACGTTGGGCAACGCGATGCGCCGACTGCTCCTGTCGTCGCTCCGTGGCTCGGCGGTGTGGGCGTTCCGTATCGACGGCGTGGTGCATGAGCACCAGACCATCGGCGGCGTCGTGGAAGACGTGCACCAGATCATCGGTAATCTCAAGACGCTCACGCTGGCCCTCCCTGACGATGTCGAGCAGACCGTGCTCCGCATCGCCAAGTCGGGTCCCGGCACCGTCACGGCCGCCGACATTCAGGTCAGCGGTGGCGCCCGGGTCATCGACCCGACGCACCACCTCTTCACCATCACCGACGAGCGCGACTTCAACGTCGAGCTCTACGTGAACAAGGGTCGCGGTTACATCGAGAGCGATCAGCATCCCGCCGACAAGAATCTCTCGGTCGACGTGGTGCGTATCGATGCCATCTACAGCCCGGTCCGCCGCGTCAACTTCGCCGTCTCTGAGACGCGCGTTGGACAGCGTACCGACTATGACCGTCTCACGCTGACCGTCGAAACCAACGGCACGATGTCGCCCGAGGAAGCGGTGAGCTACGCAGCAGCACTCGCCCAGACCCACTTCCAGTACTTCGTGGGCTTCGGGTCGTCGGCTTCTGCACAGCCCGGCGCAGGTGGCGACGGCTCCAACAGCGACGCGCTCCGCTTGGCCGAACTGTTCCGCACTCCGATCGACGATCTCGAACTCTCGGTTCGCTCGGTCAATTCACTCAAGAACTCGAACATCCGCTCGCTCGGCGATCTGGTTCGCCAGACCGAGGCGCAAATCCTTCAGGTCAAGAACTTCGGTAAGAAGTCTCTGCAGGAAATCGCCGCGCTGCTCGAGAAGGAAGGGCTCAATTTCGGCATGCGATACGAGGAAAGCACAGATGGTGTGCGCATCCTCGATATGGGCACCCCGCCCAGCCGCGCGGCCGAGAACGCGCCCGACGACGAAGACGACGAGGAGTAATTCCCATGCGCCATCGCAAGGCAAACCGCCAACTTCGGCGGACGAGTGAGCAGCGCCTCGCGCTGCTTCGCAACCTCGCAACCTCGCTCATTGAGCAGGGTGCGATCGAAACGACTGAGGCGAAGGCGAAAGAACTCCGCCCCTTCGTTGAGAAGCTGATCACGAAGGCCCGGACCGGCACGCTCCACGCGCGCCGCCTGGCTGGCAAGCACGTCCACAAGCGTGAGGCGGCCGACAAGCTGTTCCAGGAAATCGGCCCCATGTTCGCCACGCGACCGGGCGGCTACACGCGCATTCTCAAGACCGGCCACCGCAAGGGTGACGGTGCGGAGATGGCGCGGATCGAATTGGTCCAGAGCTGAGGATATCGGACATGGCTATCGATAGACACCGCTGCTACGTCTGCGACAAGGGCGTTGCCTTTGGAAACAGCGTCTCGCACGCGAACAACAAGACGCGCCGGACCTGGAGACCCAATCTCCAGGTGGTGCGCACCCTCAGCGAAGGGAAGGTCATCAAGGTCAAGGCTTGCACGCGGTGCATCGCGGCCGGCAAGATCACCCGCGCGCCGCGCGGTCAGGTTGCTGTCGCGTAACTCGCGTACGGTGACGTCTCAGCGGGGAGCTCGCAGTTGCCGGGCTCCCCGCTTTGTACATATGCCTTCCGTTGTCGCCACTCACGACTCCTGACTTCCGACTGAGTACTCTGTTGAAGACTGCACTGATCACCGGGATTACCGGACAGGACGGCTCCTACCTCGCCGAGTTGCTGCTCGCCAAGGGCTACCGAGTCGTCGGCGTCGTCCGTCGTTCGTCGACGACGCCCTACGAGCGCATCGCCCATCTGGTCGATCGCGTCGAACTCGTGTCGGCGGATCTGCTCGATCAAACGTCGCTCACCGACGTCGTGCATGAAACACAGCCCGATGAGATCTACAATCTCGCCGCGCAAAGCTTTGTGCAGACCTCCTGGACCCAACCCGTGCTCACCGGCGAATTCACGGCGCTCGGTGTCACTCGAATGCTGGAAGCGATGCGGAAGGCCGCGCCGAAATCGCGCTTCTACCAAGCCAGCTCCAGCGAACAGTTCGGCAAGGTCATCGAGACGCCGCAGCGTGAGTCCACGCCATTCTATCCGCGGTCGCCTTACGGCGTCGCCAAGGTGTATGGCCACTGGATCACGGTGAACTATCGCGAAAGCTTCAACCTCTTCGCGGTCTCCGGCATCCTGTTCAATCACGAGTCCCCGCGTCGCGGCCTCGAATTCGTCACGCGCAAAATCACCGACGCCGTCGCCCGCATCAAACTGGGATTGCAGCACGAGCTGCGTCTCGGAAATCTCGAGGCCCGCCGCGATTGGGGATTCGCCGGCGATTACGTCGATGCGATGTGGCGCATGCTCCAGCTCGACGAGCCCGATGATTTCGTGATCGGCACCGGTGAGACATACTCGGTGCGCGATTTCTGCGTTGCCGCCTTCGGCGCCGTGGATCTCGATTATCTCGAGTATGTGAAGCAGGATGAGAAGTTCTTCCGGCCGGCCGAGGTGGACCTCCTCGTCGCCGATCCGTCGAAGGCGGAGCAGAGGCTTGGATGGACGCCCAAGGTGCCGTTCGCCGAGCTGGTGAGCATGATGGTTGCCGCCGATCTCGCGCGGTACCAACGGCAGCGGTGACGAACTCGTGAAGCGCGTGCTCGTCACCGGAGCCGCCGGCTTCGTCGGGTCGTATTTGCTCGAAGCACTACGGAACGGGGGGGGCGAGCGGTTTGCCCTCGCCACCGATCCCCCCGGTTCGCCGAGCGAGCCGGGGGGAGATGTCCGCTGGATATACGGCGACCTCCGGGACGAGGCATACATCGCGCGCGTCGTGGACACCGCGCGGCCGGACACCGTGATCCATCTTGCGGCGATCTCGCACGTGCCAACGGCGGCCGCTGAGCCGGCGCTCGCGTGGGATGTCAATGTCACCGCGACGGCGCGCCTGCTGCATGCGCTCGGCCAATCTCGCGACGCCGGCGCCATCGACCCCACGGTGCTCATCGTCGGCAGCGCCGAGCAATACGGGCGTCACGAGACCCATGAGGGTCCGCTCCTCGAGAGCGCCGTGCAGGCCCCGCGAACGGTGTACGCCGCCACCAAGGCGGCGCAGGAGATTCTCGCACTCCAGGCTTGGCGGGCGACCGGGCTCAAAGTGGTCGTCGCTCGCAGCTTCAACCACAGCGGCCGAGGGCAGCCGACGCGCTTTCTGCTCCCCGCCTTGGTGCAGCGCGCGGTCGAACTTCGCGGCGCTTCGCCGGGAACGACCATGCCGGTTGGGAATCGTGCACCGATACGCGATTTCCTCCATGTAAGTGACGTCGTTGCTGCGTATATTTCACTCTGCCGACGGGGTACGCCTGGCGAGGTGTATAACGTGGCCAGCGGCACCGGATGGTCGGTGCAGCAGCTTCTCGACCGGGTTCTGGCGCGTGCCGATGTGCAGGCGACGCCTGTCGAAGATCCTGCGCTGGTGCGCCCGGTTGACGTCCCCGTGCTGATCGGGGATTCGCACAAATTGCAGCGCGCCACCGGATGGTCCGCCACGCGCTCTCTCGACGACATCATCGACGATCTCCTCCATGCCGCGACGCTCTGACCTGCACCGGATTCTCGTGATCGGCTCTGGACCGATCGTGATCGGGCAGGCTGCTGAATTTGATTACTCCGGAACGCAGGCCATCAAGGCACTGCGAGAGGAGGGCTACGAGGTCATCCTCGTGAACTCCAATCCGGCCACGATCATGACCGACCCGGAGTTCGCCGACCGCACGTACATCGAGCCGGTCACGACCGAGTTTGTTGAGAAAGTGATCGCCAAGGAACGCCCTGACGCCGTGTTGCCCACCATGGGCGGGCAGACGGCGCTCAATGTCGCGCTCGCGCTCTACGACAGCGGCGTGCTCGAGAAGTACGGATGCGAACTCATTGGCGCCAACGCTCGGGCCATCCGCGTCGCGGAAGACCGCAAGCTCTTCGGCGAAGCGATGACGAAGATCGGACTCAAGTGTCCGACGGGCCGTACGGTCACCACGCTCGAAGAGGCGATCGCGGGCGTTGAGGAGACGGGCTTCCCGTCGATCATCCGCCCGTCGTTCACGCTCGGCGGCACCGGCGGTGGTATCGCGTACAACCGCGAAGAGTTCGAGACGATGGTGCGTCGCGGCCTCGACTTGTCACCGGTGGGGTCGGTGCTCATCGAACGCTCGCTGCTCGGCTGGAAAGAGTACGAGCTCGAGGTGATGCGCGATTGTGCGGACAACGTCGTCATCGTCTGCTCCATCGAGAATCTCGATCCGATGGGCGTGCACACGGGGGACTCGATCACGGTGGCGCCCGCGATGACCCTCACTGATCGTGAGTATCAAGTGATGCGCGATGCGGCCGTGGCGATCATCCGCGAGATCGGCGTTGATGCCGGCGGGTGCAATATCCAGTTCGCCGTGAACCCGCAAAATGGCGAATTGATCGTCATCGAGATGAACCCGCGTGTGTCGCGCTCGTCTGCTCTGGCGTCGAAGGCGACCGGGTTTCCGATTGCGCGTATCGGTGCGAAGCTCGCCGTCGGCTACACGCTCGACGAAGTCCCGAACGACATCACCAAGACGACGCCGGCCAGCTTCGAGCCGGTGCTCGACTACGTGATCGTGAAGTGCCCGCGATTTGCCTTCGAGAAGTTCACGTCGTCGGATCCCGGTCTGACCACGCAGATGAAGTCCGTTGGCGAGTCGATGGCGATCGGCCGTACGTTCAAGGAAGCGTTTCAGAAGGCGTTGCGCGCGCTCGAGACCGGTCGTAGTGGCTGGACGGTTGGCGAGCGTCTCGTAGACGACCGACTCGTCGAAGGTTCGAAGGAAGAGTTGCGCGGCGCGCTTCGTCGTCCCACACCGGAACGCATCTATCAGCTCAAGCGGGCCATGCTCATGGGCATGGGCACGCCGGAACTGCACGAGATCACGGGCATCGATCCGTGGTTTCTCGACCAGTTGCACGAGCTGATTGTTGCCGAGTCGGAGTACCAGCAGGAGTCGTCGGTCGATGCCGACAGCATGCGTCGCATGAAGCGCCTCGGATTCTCCGATCGGCAGCTCGGTGCGCTGCGCGGTGTCACCGAACACGAAGCGCGCGCGATGCGCTGGTCGCTCGGCGTGCGCCCGTCGTACAAGATGATTGATACCTGTGCCGGTGAGTTTCCCTCGAGCACGCCGTATCTCTACGGCTGCTACGATGAGGAAAGCGAGGCCGCAACCGAAGGCCGTCAGAAGGTCATCATCCTTGGTTCGGGTCCCAATCGTATCGGTCAGGGCGTGGAGTTCGACTACTGCTGCGTACGCGCCGTGCTGGCGCTACGTGAGCGTGGCTACGAGACCATCATGGTCAATTCGAACCCCGAGACCGTCTCCACCGACTTCGACATTTCCGACAAGCTGTACTTCGAGCCGCTCACGCTCGAAGACGTGCTCGAGATCGTCCATCGCGAGAATCCGCTCGGCGTCATCGTGCAGCTCGGCGGCCAGACGCCGCTCAAGCTCACGCGTCCGCTCGAGGCCGCTGGTGTGCGCATCCTCGGCACGTCACCAGACGCCATCGACATCGCCGAGGATCGTCGCCGTTTCGAGGCGATCGTCCGCGAACTGGGCATCGCCCAGCCCGCGAACGGAACGGCCACCAGCGTCGATGAAGCCGTCGAGATTGCCGATCGCATCGGCTATCCCGTGCTCGTGCGCCCGTCGTACGTGCTCGGTGGACGCGCGATGGAAATCGTCCACGATGCCGGCTCCTTGCGTGGCTACTTCGAACGCGCGGCACGCGTGAGCGAGGACCGCCCGGTGCTCGTCGACAAGTTCCTCGAAGATGCGTTCGAGGCCGACGTCGATGCGCTTTCCGATGGCACGAACGTGGTGATCGGCTCGGTCATGGAGCACATCGAGAGTGCCGGCATTCACTCCGGCGACTCGGCGTGCGTGCTGCCGCCGTATCTGATTCCGCAGGACGCGGCCGATCAGATGCGCGCGCACACGGTCGCCTTTGCCAGGAAGTTGGGCGTCGTCGGATTGATCAACGTGCAGTACGCCTACAAGGACGGCGTGGTGTACGTGATCGAAGTGAACCCACGTGCGTCGCGCACTGTACCGTTCGTGTCGAAGGCCATCGGCGTGTCGCTCGCCTCCGT
This region of Gemmatimonas groenlandica genomic DNA includes:
- a CDS encoding DNA-directed RNA polymerase subunit alpha yields the protein MATIDLSGLVRPQLVEATKREDTPNLAEFRLQPLERGFGHTLGNAMRRLLLSSLRGSAVWAFRIDGVVHEHQTIGGVVEDVHQIIGNLKTLTLALPDDVEQTVLRIAKSGPGTVTAADIQVSGGARVIDPTHHLFTITDERDFNVELYVNKGRGYIESDQHPADKNLSVDVVRIDAIYSPVRRVNFAVSETRVGQRTDYDRLTLTVETNGTMSPEEAVSYAAALAQTHFQYFVGFGSSASAQPGAGGDGSNSDALRLAELFRTPIDDLELSVRSVNSLKNSNIRSLGDLVRQTEAQILQVKNFGKKSLQEIAALLEKEGLNFGMRYEESTDGVRILDMGTPPSRAAENAPDDEDDEE
- the rplQ gene encoding 50S ribosomal protein L17; this translates as MRHRKANRQLRRTSEQRLALLRNLATSLIEQGAIETTEAKAKELRPFVEKLITKARTGTLHARRLAGKHVHKREAADKLFQEIGPMFATRPGGYTRILKTGHRKGDGAEMARIELVQS
- the rpmB gene encoding 50S ribosomal protein L28 — its product is MAIDRHRCYVCDKGVAFGNSVSHANNKTRRTWRPNLQVVRTLSEGKVIKVKACTRCIAAGKITRAPRGQVAVA
- the gmd gene encoding GDP-mannose 4,6-dehydratase encodes the protein MKTALITGITGQDGSYLAELLLAKGYRVVGVVRRSSTTPYERIAHLVDRVELVSADLLDQTSLTDVVHETQPDEIYNLAAQSFVQTSWTQPVLTGEFTALGVTRMLEAMRKAAPKSRFYQASSSEQFGKVIETPQRESTPFYPRSPYGVAKVYGHWITVNYRESFNLFAVSGILFNHESPRRGLEFVTRKITDAVARIKLGLQHELRLGNLEARRDWGFAGDYVDAMWRMLQLDEPDDFVIGTGETYSVRDFCVAAFGAVDLDYLEYVKQDEKFFRPAEVDLLVADPSKAEQRLGWTPKVPFAELVSMMVAADLARYQRQR
- a CDS encoding GDP-mannose 4,6-dehydratase, whose amino-acid sequence is MPPISRGTNGSGDELVKRVLVTGAAGFVGSYLLEALRNGGGERFALATDPPGSPSEPGGDVRWIYGDLRDEAYIARVVDTARPDTVIHLAAISHVPTAAAEPALAWDVNVTATARLLHALGQSRDAGAIDPTVLIVGSAEQYGRHETHEGPLLESAVQAPRTVYAATKAAQEILALQAWRATGLKVVVARSFNHSGRGQPTRFLLPALVQRAVELRGASPGTTMPVGNRAPIRDFLHVSDVVAAYISLCRRGTPGEVYNVASGTGWSVQQLLDRVLARADVQATPVEDPALVRPVDVPVLIGDSHKLQRATGWSATRSLDDIIDDLLHAATL
- the carB gene encoding carbamoyl-phosphate synthase large subunit, coding for MPRRSDLHRILVIGSGPIVIGQAAEFDYSGTQAIKALREEGYEVILVNSNPATIMTDPEFADRTYIEPVTTEFVEKVIAKERPDAVLPTMGGQTALNVALALYDSGVLEKYGCELIGANARAIRVAEDRKLFGEAMTKIGLKCPTGRTVTTLEEAIAGVEETGFPSIIRPSFTLGGTGGGIAYNREEFETMVRRGLDLSPVGSVLIERSLLGWKEYELEVMRDCADNVVIVCSIENLDPMGVHTGDSITVAPAMTLTDREYQVMRDAAVAIIREIGVDAGGCNIQFAVNPQNGELIVIEMNPRVSRSSALASKATGFPIARIGAKLAVGYTLDEVPNDITKTTPASFEPVLDYVIVKCPRFAFEKFTSSDPGLTTQMKSVGESMAIGRTFKEAFQKALRALETGRSGWTVGERLVDDRLVEGSKEELRGALRRPTPERIYQLKRAMLMGMGTPELHEITGIDPWFLDQLHELIVAESEYQQESSVDADSMRRMKRLGFSDRQLGALRGVTEHEARAMRWSLGVRPSYKMIDTCAGEFPSSTPYLYGCYDEESEAATEGRQKVIILGSGPNRIGQGVEFDYCCVRAVLALRERGYETIMVNSNPETVSTDFDISDKLYFEPLTLEDVLEIVHRENPLGVIVQLGGQTPLKLTRPLEAAGVRILGTSPDAIDIAEDRRRFEAIVRELGIAQPANGTATSVDEAVEIADRIGYPVLVRPSYVLGGRAMEIVHDAGSLRGYFERAARVSEDRPVLVDKFLEDAFEADVDALSDGTNVVIGSVMEHIESAGIHSGDSACVLPPYLIPQDAADQMRAHTVAFARKLGVVGLINVQYAYKDGVVYVIEVNPRASRTVPFVSKAIGVSLASVAARLMLGETLAEIGFTSEIVPPFFSVKEAVFPFNKFREFDPVLGPEMRSTGEVMGIDEDFGTAFMKSQLAADNALPRTGAVFITVNDSDKPSAAKLAARFHELGFTLYATSGTAAYLRERDIPVQTVLKVSEGRPHGVDMILNGEIHLLVNTPLGKHAQVDDERLRQAAISNRVPYTTTLSAASAAAEAIAARQSREPGVRSLQEWHVILAASLAANAAPIGAA